TGCTGTGAACTTCCGTGATTTCTCGGGAAATAAGCACAACAGTGTGGATGATACACCGTATGGCGGTGGCGGGGGCATGGTGCTCAAGCCTGATCCGATTTTTAATGCAGTCGAGCATGTGCTCGGTATTACACCCACTGAGGAATCTAACGAACGATCAGATGAAGAGGTTACTGTGAAACCACGTATAATCCTTATGTGCCCACAAGGAAAAACCTACAATCAGAAGATTGCTGAGGAGCTGGCACAAGAGGAACATCTAATCTTCATATGTGGACATTATGAGGGATATGATGAGCGGATTCGTGAGCATCTGGTAACCGATGAACTTTCAATCGGGGATTACGTGTTAACGGGTGGAGAGTTGCCTGCGTTGACGGTTATTGATTCCATAGTCCGGCTTCAGCCAGGAGCGCTTGGAAATGAAACTTCTGCGATATCTGACTCTTTCAGCACTGGGCTGCTGGAATATCCACACTACACACGTCCTGCTGAGTTTCGCGGCTGGAAGGTACCAGATATGTTACTGAGCGGTCATCATGCAAACATCGACATATGGCGGAGAGAGCAGGCTCTGCTGCGCACATTGGAACGCAGACCAGATCTGCTTGAGACTGCAGAACTTACGTTGAAAGACAAGAAGACACTGGAACGTCTGAGAAATGCGGACAAACCGGAGTGATAATTTAATGAAACAGACATATCTGACGTCTTTTTAACGTATCTTACGTTAAGGAGGCGTTTTTGTTATGCCTATTGAAAACAAATAAATCAATAGTTTTTGAATTAAAACGAGCATATGTGCGTTGAAAGCTTCTTTTTAGGGTAATGAATAGAGGTGCCGCACTAATATATGCAGCTTATGATGTAGCAAGCTTAACTATTGAAGGGAATGAACTGAAGTGACTACGAAGACGCGTGAAGAATTCAAGCCTAACGTGGACACCGTCCACAAGGAAGCGGAGCCGCTCCGCACCGTGAATGATATTATCGATTTTTATACAAATCGCAATTCCCATTCGCCATTTAAAGAGTGAACATATAAGACTCAACGTTAGGAATTGATTGTTAGGCTGAATAAAACCATTAGACACAGTGAATTTTTGGTTCGCTGTCGCTAATGGTTTTATTTTTTTCGTAAATGTAAGTATTGATCGAGGTGTATGTAGCACGGTGTAGCTCAAGCTGCTGATGGTTGACTAAACAGTAACGATAACCGGCGAATAAACCTGCAAAGGTACATTTATTAATGATAAGAGGATGGCTAAAGCATTAATTCCTGCAAATCTGCACTTATTCTTGCACCAGGAGAAGCCTTCGAGCCATAAGTGAGGATATACCTGTACTTTTGCAGTTTTAGGACTTAATGGAGAGGATATCAATGCAAAAAACTGTACTGCAGCAGGCTTTCTCTAGTCGAGCGAAAGGTAGGAATGAATAGGTGGAGATAACATCCTGTTACTCCGATTAAACTGTAAATAACCACTTTCCTATGAGATCTAGTATCTCAGCGAAAAGTGGTTATTTTTTTGACTATAATATTTCGTGGAGGCACATGTTATTCTTTGCGTAAGATTTTGTGTACTCCTGTAAGGAGTGAGTACAGCGCAACACATACGAGAACAGTAACAGCCCATGCATAGTTGCGAACGGTGTAAGTAAGCGAAGCTAAAATAACGAAAATGGTGATACGCAGTACACCTTCTTTAATAAACTGTTTTCTTTCAACATTCATGTGATTGGCCTCCTCGAATGGATGGGATAAGACGAACTACAGGTGAATATTGGTCTTACTGTATATCACCTTTGTGGAGTACGAAAGATACAGAGATCAAAAAAAGTAAATATTGACTCAATATCTGACCTATGTAAGTTCGCCGTTACCGACCTGTACTCCTACACATAGAGTATATCATTACGAACAAGGAGGAGTACACTAGTGGAAGCTTATTATAACTGTTTGCGTTGTAAGAATAGAAGGGTGCGTATTATGACTAGAGATGGCAGACAGTACGAAGGCGTTATTACAGATGTAGACAGAAACAATGTTTACTTAAGAACTGACAATGGTTCTGTGCATACTTCTGCTTTTTGGGGAAATTCTTTTGCCGGAAATCAGATTTTAACTTTGAGTTTGTTCACTCTGCTGGCTATCGCATTAATCTAGTCACTAGGAATCACAAACAGACCGTCCGGTTATCCGGACGGTCTGTTTGTTGCCGATTACTGCACTGTAATTGCACCTATATCTGAACTTAGGGACAATAATGGTCCCCCTCCATTGATATCGGTCTTTCCACCTTCAACTCCTTTGATCTGGCCGAGATCACTTTCGGCTTCCACGCTACATTTCATGCCATCGGCTAGAACCGCACTGAGGCTTCCCACATTCGTTTTGGCTTTTAAACTGCTGTCATTCTTCATTTCTGCTATATCCATACGTATGCTTCCAGTATCGGATTCTACAGTGGATTTGCCAGTGATTTTAGCCCCTTCAATATTGATCGCTCCAACGTTGCTGACGATATGATATTTTCCCTCTAGATTGCGAAGACGAATTTGACCAACGTTATTTGTAATTATATATTCATCAATGCTGGTGGGGAGCTCTATATTATAGCTTATGCTAAAATCTGAATAACCATATTTGTCTTGCGCCCATGTCCATAAATCTTTCTTTGGGCTTGATTTGGAATTTGTGTACACCTTCAATGTATCTCCGCTAACCTTTATTGAAACTTCAGCATCATCCATAATCTTTTGACGGTCAGATTTATGGAGTGAGCTGTTGTGGGCTGAGATTGTTGCAATTACATTGATCTGATCTCCAGTAACAGCTGTAACTTCTACTTCACCGACTGCATTGTCCATGCTGAGCACGGATGCTGATCCGATCGCTTGGGATACAGAAAGCTCTTTGGTAATGCTATCTGCTTTAACTTCGTCAACCACCTTAGTAGCTGTTTCCTCAACGGCTTGCTGCACAGTGGCAGCTGCCTTGCTAAGCTCTTGCTTGACAGCTTCACCAATATTCTGCTGTGCTTCTTCTGTAATACTCTTGTCAACCTCATTTTTCGCGGATTGCCTTCCTGGTAATTCAGTGCAACCTGCCAAAAGTACGATGGACAGTACGGCTACTGCTGCCAATACACTATTATTATTTCTTTTCCTCATTGAACGAACTCCTCCTCATATATGGGTGTATGTGATCTTACCTATGTGTCTTCGTTATGTACTTCTATAAGTATATCTTATGGGATTTTTATGTAAAAACGGCTGAAGGCGGGTTTTGTACTGGACCAAAGACTAGGTCTCAAAAGTGTTCACTACACTTCGATTTTCAATTGTGCTAAAATAAATTCATAATCACTCGGTGATGAAATAAGGGTATGGGTACATACTAAAAAGGGCGCAGAAGCTCTCATATAGAACCTTCAGCAACTACTGGAAATCGCTTTAGTCGGATAGAAGTGTAGAGGTGTGCTAAGGCTACATTGTATACAGATATAGACCGTTACCTCACTTGCAGAACAGGGCGGTCTTTTTACTTTCTTTCTTTAATAAATTCTGAAGGGTGGAGGGAGCTAGATGAAATATGTAGCCATTTTGTTTGCCTTAGTAGTTTTGGCAGTTGTATATTTTTTAATCTGGAAACGGAAAATAAACACCACAAGCAATCATTTTCGTACCACTAGTAGTAACGTAATCT
This window of the Paenibacillus sp. FSL R10-2734 genome carries:
- the trmD gene encoding tRNA (guanosine(37)-N1)-methyltransferase TrmD codes for the protein MRIDVLTLFPEMCEGVFSTSILGKAREKGIVSLNAVNFRDFSGNKHNSVDDTPYGGGGGMVLKPDPIFNAVEHVLGITPTEESNERSDEEVTVKPRIILMCPQGKTYNQKIAEELAQEEHLIFICGHYEGYDERIREHLVTDELSIGDYVLTGGELPALTVIDSIVRLQPGALGNETSAISDSFSTGLLEYPHYTRPAEFRGWKVPDMLLSGHHANIDIWRREQALLRTLERRPDLLETAELTLKDKKTLERLRNADKPE